The Myxococcales bacterium genomic sequence TGGTGACCCGGGTGCGATTCGAACGCACCGGCTTCGCCCTTCATGTGGGCTGCGCCCACGGGCGAAACCACAAACTGTGCCTCATCGGCCACAGTTTGCCCCCAACTTCCGAAGCTGGCCTCTCACATTGGATGCGAAGCTACGCTTGAATTTAAATGGTGACCCGGGTGCGATTCGAACGCACGACCCCCAGCTTCGGAGGCGGTTTCAAGAATTCTGCAACCTATGGGTATTGCTTCGCTATTCGGAATACTTGGTTCGGTCCGGTAGTGCCATGAGGTACCAGGAAGTGCCATAGGGTGACACCTCGCCCAGAACCCCGATCCTTCGCCTGCATCCCGCGGCATCCTGCTAAAGATACCCTCAACCCCTTTGGACCGATAAAACTCAGTAGCTACGGTGCCGTATGTAATATTGACGAGACACAGGTATCTGGTCGGAAGAGCAACCTGGATTTAAACCAAGAACCATCTTCCAGCAAGAACCATCCGTTACCCAAAGCTCCGATGACCTATGTTGATTAAAGGGAGCAATTCCGTGGCCAAAAATTCGAGCAAGGCGAATAGAAAAATCTCCCGCAGGCAATTCCTCGGCGCCACCGCGACACTCGCTATCGGCGGGGTGGCGGTGCCAGGAACCGGAAGTGGCGATGTGGCGTCCAAATTCGCGGATTGCGATTACGATGTGATCATCATCGGCGGGGGAAACGCAGGCGTGGCGGCAGCGCGTGATTCAATGGAAAACGGTTACAAGACGTTGCTGCTGGAAGCACGTAACCGTCTGGGCGGAAGAACGTTCTCCAGTGAGTTCGATGGCGATAAAGTCGAATTAGGTGGAGCGTGGATACATCACACGCAGCCTTTCGTATGGGCAGAGGTCGAGCGTTACGAACTCGAAATCACTGAAGCCCCCGGGGCAGACCCAGACACCATGTACGTCATCATGGATGGCAAACGCACGGCCCTCTCCGAAAAACAGTACGTGGAGGTGGCTGCCGGGTGGGGCATCTACCATCGGGCTGCGCGATCCATCATGCCTCGTGTTTGGGATATTCTGCACAACCGTGATGCTGCACTGACAGCAGACAAAATCAATGCGATCGAGCATCTGGACAGCCTCGAATTATCCCCACTGCAATACACCTTTATATTCGGTTTCATTTCCGGCATGGCGAGTAATCATCCTCAGCAGATGTCTTACCTGGAAGTTATGCGCTGGCATCTTGCCGGTGGCGGCTTCTTCCCCACATTCATGGATTCGGTCGTTCGGTTCAGCCTGAAGGATGGCACGGCCAGCCTGATCAATAAGATGATTGAAGATGGCGCACCCGAAGTGCGCTTGTCTTCGGTCGTAAAATCGGTTGAGGACCGGG encodes the following:
- a CDS encoding FAD-dependent oxidoreductase translates to MAKNSSKANRKISRRQFLGATATLAIGGVAVPGTGSGDVASKFADCDYDVIIIGGGNAGVAAARDSMENGYKTLLLEARNRLGGRTFSSEFDGDKVELGGAWIHHTQPFVWAEVERYELEITEAPGADPDTMYVIMDGKRTALSEKQYVEVAAGWGIYHRAARSIMPRVWDILHNRDAALTADKINAIEHLDSLELSPLQYTFIFGFISGMASNHPQQMSYLEVMRWHLAGGGFFPTFMDSVVRFSLKDGTASLINKMIEDGAPEVRLSSVVKSVEDRGDKVIVTTVRGDHFSCDAVINCLPMNTIADIKFTPALPKGVVEAGKKRHCGSGLKIYIKVRGDVGNIATVAVGNPFDYVMTYKQASGYTLLVAFGKDPAAVDVYDDEDVQKALDAHLPGVEVLSTMSYDWNNDPYAKGTWAVYRPGWVNKYYDQFQKDYGRIFFGSSDHGEGWRGFIDGAIGGGIKAAQRVNEFLG